One segment of Haliotis asinina isolate JCU_RB_2024 chromosome 12, JCU_Hal_asi_v2, whole genome shotgun sequence DNA contains the following:
- the LOC137257453 gene encoding dentin sialophosphoprotein-like, with translation MAASFQESDTEGDGYGSDTEGDGDGIDTEGDGHRSDTEGDGDGTDTEGDGDGSDTEGDGDGSDTEGYGHGIDTEGDGDGSDTEGDGYGSDTESDGDESDSEGDGDGSDTEGDGYGSDTEGDGDGSDTEGDGDGIDTEGDGHRSDTEGDGDGSDTEGDGDGSDTEGDGDGSDTEGYGHGIDTEGDGDGIDTEGDGDGSDTEGDGDGSDTEGDGDGSDTEGDGDGSDTEGDGDGSDTEGDGDGSDTESDGDESDSEGDGDGSDTEGDGYGSDTEGDGHGIDTEGDGDGSDTVGDGDRSDTEGDGDGSDTEGDGDGSDTEGDGDGSDTEGDGDGSDTEGDGDGSDTEGDGDGSDTEGDGDGSDTEGDGDGSDTEGDGDGSDTEGDGYGSDTESDGDESDSEGDGDGSDTEGDGYGSDTEGDGHGIDTEGDGDGSDTVGDGDGSDTEGDGDGSDTEGDGDGSDGDGSDTEGDGDGSDTEGDGDGSDTEGDGHGIDTEGDGDGSDTVGDGDGSDTEGDGDGSDTEGDGDGSDTEGDGDGSDTEGIGDGIDTEGDGDGSDTEGDGDGSDTEGDGDGSDTEGDGHGIDTEGDGDGSDTVGDGDGIDTEGNGDGSDTVGDGDGSDTEGDGDGSDTEGDGDGSDTEGDGDGSDTEGSGDGSDTEGDGHGIDTEGDGDGSDTEGDGDGSDTEGDGDGIDTEGDGDGSDTEGDGDGIDTEGDGDGSDTEGDGDGSDTEGDGDGIDTEGDGDGSDTAGDGDGSDTEGDGDGSDTEGDGDESDTEGDGHGSDTEGDGDGSDTEGDGDGSDTEGDGDGSDTEGDGDGSDTEGDGDGSDTEGDGDGSDSEGNGDGSDTEGDGHGIDTEGDGHGSDTEGDGHGSDTEGDGDGSDTEGDGY, from the exons aTGGCTGCTTCGTTTCAAGAGAG TGACACTGAAGGCGATGGTTATGGAAGTGACACtgaaggtgatggtgatggaatTGACACTGAAGGCGATGGTCATAGAAGTGACACtgaaggtgatggtgatggaaCTGACACTGAAGGGGATGGTGATGGAAGTGACACTGAAGGCGATGGTGATGGAAGTGACACTGAAGGCTATGGTCATGGAATTGACACTGAAGGGGATGGTGATGGAAGTGACACTGAAGGTGATGGTTATGGAAGTGACACTGAAAGCGATGGTGATGAAAGTGACAGtgaaggtgatggtgatggaagtGACACTGAAGGGGATGGTTATGGAAGTGACACTGAAGGCGATGGTGATGGAAGTGACACTGAAGGCGATGGTGATGGAATTGACACTGAAGGCGATGGTCATAGAAGTGACACtgaaggtgatggtgatggaagtGACACTGAAGGGGATGGTGATGGAAGTGACACTGAAGGCGATGGTGATGGAAGTGACACTGAAGGCTATGGTCATGGAATTGACACtgaaggtgatggtgatggaatTGACACTGAAGGGGATGGTGATGGAAGTGACACtgaaggtgatggtgatggaagtgacactgaaggcgatggtgatggaagtgacactgaaggcgatggtgatggaagtgacactgaaggcgatggtgatggaagtgacactgaaggtgatggtgatggaagtGACACTGAAAGCGATGGTGATGAAAGTGACAGtgaaggtgatggtgatggaagtGACACTGAAGGGGATGGTTATGGAAGTGACACTGAAGGTGATGGTCATGGAATTGACACTGAAGGCGATGGTGATGGAAGTGACACTGTAGGTGATGGTGATAGAAGTGACACTGAAGGGGATGGTGATGGAAGTGACACTGAAGGGGATGGTGATGGAAGTGACACTGAAGGGGATGGTGATGGAAGTGACACTGAAGGGGATGGTGATGGAAGTGACACtgaaggtgatggtgatggaagtGACACTGAAGGCGATGGTGATGGAAGTGACACTGAAGGCGATGGTGATGGAAGTGACACTGAAGGCGATGGTGATGGAAGTGACACTGAAGGCGATGGTGATGGAAGTGACACTGAAGGTGATGGTTATGGAAGTGACACTGAAAGCGATGGTGATGAAAGTGACAGtgaaggtgatggtgatggaagtGACACTGAAGGGGATGGTTATGGAAGTGACACTGAAGGTGATGGTCATGGAATTGACACTGAAGGCGATGGTGATGGAAGTGACACTGtaggtgatggtgatggaagtgacactgaaggggatggtgatggaagtgacactgaaggggatggtgatggaa gcgatggtgatggaagtgacactgaaggtgatggtgatggaagtGACACTGAAGGGGATGGTGATGGAAGTGACACTGAAGGTGATGGTCATGGAATTGACACTGAAGGCGATGGTGATGGAAGTGACACTGtaggtgatggtgatggaagtgacactgaaggggatggtgatggaagtgacactgaaggtgatggtgatggaagtGACACTGAAGGCGATGGTGATGGAAGTGACACTGAAGGCATTGGTGATGGAATTGACACTGAAGGGGATGGTGATGGAAGTGACACtgaaggtgatggtgatggaagtGACACTGAAGGCGATGGTGATGGAAGTGACACTGAAGGTGATGGTCATGGAATTGACACTGAAGGCGATGGTGATGGAAGTGACACTGtaggtgatggtgatggaatTGACACTGAAGGCAATGGTGATGGAAGTGACACTGtaggtgatggtgatggaagtgacactgaaggggatggtgatggaagtgacactgaaggtgatggtgatggaagtGACACTGAAGGCGATGGTGATGGAAGTGACACTGAAGGCAGTGGTGATGGAAGTGACACTGAAGGTGATGGTCATGGAATTGACACTGAAGGCGATGGTGATGGAAGTGACACtgaaggtgatggtgatggaagtGACACTGAAGGGGATGGTGATGGAATTGACACTGAAGGGGATGGTGATGGAAGTGACACTGAAGGCGATGGTGATGGAATTGACACtgaaggtgatggtgatggaagtGACACTGAAGGCGATGGTGATGGAAGTGACACTGAAGGCGATGGTGATGGAATTGACACtgaaggtgatggtgatggaagtGACACTGCAGGCGATGGTGATGGAAGTGACACTGAAGGGGATGGTGATGGAAGTGACACTGAAGGGGATGGTGATGAAAGTGACACTGAAGGCGATGGTCATGGAAGTGACACTGAAGGCGATGGTGATGGAAGTGACACtgaaggtgatggtgatggaagtgacactgaaggcgatggtgatggaagtgacactgaag gtgatggtgatggaagtGACACTGAAGGGGATGGTGATGGAAGTGACACTGAAGGCGATGGTGATGGAAGTGACAGTGAAGGCAATGGTGATGGAAGTGACACTGAAGGTGATGGTCATGGAATTGACACTGAAGGCGATGGTCATGGAAGTGACACTGAAGGCGATGGTCATGGAAGTGACACTGAAGGCGATGGTGATGGAAGTGACACTGAAGGCGATGGTTATTGA